The Setaria viridis chromosome 6, Setaria_viridis_v4.0, whole genome shotgun sequence genome contains a region encoding:
- the LOC117860934 gene encoding protein NRT1/ PTR FAMILY 6.3: MVGLLPVTNAAAETDVLLDAWDFKGRPAPRASTGRWGAAAMILVAELNERLTTLGIAVNLVTYLTATMHLGNAESANVVTNFMGTSFMLCLLGGFVADSFLGRYLTIAIFTAVQASGVTILTISTAAPGLRPATCPSNDASCSRATGPQLGVLYIALYLTALGTGGLKSSVSGFGSDQFDETDRGEKNQMMRFFNWFFFFISLGSLLAVTVLVYVQDNLGRPWGYGACAASIAAGLVIFLAGTRRYRFKKLAGSPLTQIAAVVVAAWRKRHLELPADPDMLYDIDVGKVAAAEEGSTKKSKRKEKLPHTDQFRFLDHAAINEDPAAEPSKWRLATRTDVEEVKTVVRMLPIWATTIMFWTVYAQMTTFSVSQATTMDRRIGPSFQIPAGSLTVFFVGSILLTVPIYDRIVVPVARRLNGNPHGLTPLQRIGVGLVLSVIAMAGAAATEIRRLRVARDAAVPAGGVVPMSVFWLIPQFFLVGAGEAFTYIGQLDFFLRECPKGMKTMSTGLFLSTLSLGFFVSSALVTCVHKVTGDRHAWIADDLNKGRLDNFYWLLAVICLVNLLVYLVAARWYKYKAGRPGADGSINADEPMLH; this comes from the exons atggtGGGACTCCTGCCGGTGACCAATGCCGCGGCGGAGACCGACGTGCTCCTCGACGCCTGGGACTTCAAGGGCCGCCCCGCCCCACGCGCCTCCACCGGACGctggggcgccgccgccatgatcCTAG TGGCGGAGCTGAACGAGCGGCTGACGACGCTGGGCATCGCGGTGAACCTGGTGACGTACCTGACGGCGACGATGCACCTGGGCAACGCGGAGTCGGCCAACGTCGTCACCAACTTCATGGGCACCTCCTTCATGCTCTGCCTCCTCGGCGGCTTCGTCGCCGACTCCTTCCTCGGCCGCTACCTCACCATCGCCATCTTCACCGCCGTCCAGGCGTCG GGGGTGACGATCCTGACGatctcgacggcggcgccggggctcCGCCCGGCGACGTGCCCGTCCAACGACGCGTCGTGCTCGCGCGCGACGGGGCCGCAGCTGGGCGTCCTCTACATAGCGCTCTACCTGACGGCGCTAGGCACGGGGGGTCTCAAGTCCAGCGTCTCCGGCTTCGGCTCCGACCAGTTCGACGAGACGGACCGCGGCGAGAAGAACCAGATGATGCGCTTCTTCAActggttcttcttcttcatctcgCTCGGCTCGCTGCTCGCCGTCACCGTCCTCGTCTACGTCCAGGACAACCTCGGCAGGCCCTGGGGCTacggcgcctgcgccgcctccatcgccgccgggCTCGTCATCTTCCTCGCCGGGACGAGGAGGTACCGGTTCAAGAAGCTGGCGGGGAGCCCGCTCACGCAaatcgccgccgtcgtcgtcgccgcctggCGCAAGCGCCACCTCGAGCTCCCCGCCGACCCCGACATGCTCTACGACATCGACGTCGGcaaggtcgccgccgccgaggaggggTCCACCAAGAAGAGCAAGCGCAAGGAGAAACTCCCCCACACCGACCAGTTCCG GTTCCTTGACCACGCGGCGATCAACGAGgacccggcggcggagccgagcAAGTGGCGCCTGGCGACGCGgacggacgtggaggaggtgaAGACGGTGGTGCGGATGCTCCCCATCTGGGCGACGACCATCATGTTCTGGACGGTGTACGCGCAGATGACCACCTTCTCGGTGTCCCAGGCGACCACCATGGACCGCCGCATCGGCCCGTCCTTCCAGATCCCGGCGGGCTCCCTCACCGTCTTCTTCGTCGGCTCCATCCTCCTCACCGTCCCCATCTACGACCGCATCGTGGTGCCCGTGGCGCGCCGCCTCAACGGCAACCCGCACGGGCTCACCCCGCTGCAGCGCATCGGCGTGGGGCTCGTGCTCTCCGTCATTGCCatggccggcgccgcggccaccgagatccgccgcctccgcgtggCCCGCGACGCCGcggtccccgccggcggcgtcgtgcCCATGTCCGTGTTCTGGCTCATCCCGCAGTTcttcctcgtcggcgccggcgaggccttcACCTACATCGGCCAGCTCGACTTCTTCCTCCGCGAGTGCCCCAAGGGGATGAAGACCATGAGCACAGGCCTGTTCCTCAGCACCCTCTCGCTGGGGTTCTTCGTCAGCTCGGCGCTCGTCACCTGCGTGCACAAGGTGACCGGCGACCGCCACGCCTGGATCGCCGACGACCTCAACAAGGGCAGGCTCGACAACTTCTACTGGCTGCTCGCCGTCATCTGCCTCGTCAACCTGCTCGtctacctcgtcgccgccaggTGGTACAAGTACAAGGccggccgccccggcgccgACGGCAGCATCAACGCCGACGAGCCCATGCTCCACTGA
- the LOC140223158 gene encoding uncharacterized protein: MCEDSAKQMTWHKNGRRYNADKLVHPSDGEAWTKFDAIYDEKAREARNVRVALATDEFNPYGMAAAPYTCWPMFVIPLNLPPDVIFQRQNIFLSLIIPEHPGNNMSVYMEPLIDDLVRAWEEGVWTYDRATRTNFKMHIWYHYSLHDLPAYGIFCGWCVHGKFPCPVCKASVKFIWLTKGGKYSSFDKHRQFLPPDHPFRTDIRNFTKDVVVNEPSPQMLTLALVRAQIDALEVNNHEGGFVGYDEQHAWTQKSCLWNLPYFDDLLLPHNIDVMHTEKNIAEAIFGTIMDIPDKTKDNVKARVDQARLCNRPKLDMTPPRAGKLWRKPKADFVLTRAQKREVLEWFETLMFPDGYAVNLKRGVNLATMRINELKSHDYHVWLERLLPVMVRGYVPDHVWQVLAELSNFFRQLCAKELSRTVVAEMERMTPMLLCSNRFVYEC, from the exons ATGTGTGAAGATTCGGCGAAACAAATGACATGGCATAAAaacggacgtcgatacaatgctgacaagctggtacatccatccgatggtgaagcctggacaaagtttgatgcCATTTATGATGAGAAAGCTcgagaggctcgtaatgtacgtgttgcgctcgCAACAGATGAGTTCAATCCatatggaatggcggctgccCCGTACACATGTTGGCCTATGtttgttatccccctgaatctcccccctgaTGTCATCTTTCAGCGACAAAACATATTtttatcgttgataattccagaacacccagggaataatatgagtgtgtacatggagcctctgatagatgatttggtccgtgcatgggaggaaggggtatggacatacgaccggGCTACacggacaaacttcaagatgcatatttggtaccactactccctgcatgacttgccggcatatggtattttctgtggctggtgtgttcacgggaagttcccctgcccagtatgcaaggcttcagtgaagttcatttggttgacgaagggtggcaagtattcttcattcgacaaacatcgacaattccttcctcctgaccatcctttcagaACAGATATTAGAAACtttacgaaagatgtcgtagttaatgAGCCCTCACCGCAGATGTTGACCTTAGCCTTGGTTCGTGCTCAGATAGACGCTCTTGAGGTCAATAATCATGAAGGTGGGTTTGTGGGATATgacgagcaacatgcttggactcagaagtcttgcttgtggaatctcccctattttgacgatcttcttctcccacataacattgatgttatgcacactgaaaagaacatcgccgaggcaatttttggtacaatcatggacattcctgacaagacaaaggataacgttaaggctagagtggatcaagcaaggttatgcaacagaccaaagctagacatgaCGCCTCCTAGAGCCGGCAAGTtgtggagaaagcctaaggccgattttgtcctgacgagggcccaaaagagggaggtattagaatggttcgaaacgttaatgttccctgatgggtatgcagtgaatttgaagaggggagtgaacctagctactatgcgaatcaacgagctcaaaagtcatgattaccacgtatggcttgagcgcctactcccggtgatggttcgaggctatgtccctgatcATGTCTGGcaagtgctagcggagttgagcaatttcttccgtcaGCTTTGTGCTAAGGAATTATCTcggaccgtggttgcagaaatggaaagaatgacGCCtatgttgctct GCTCAAACCGATTCGTCTATGAATGTTGA